In one window of Gymnogyps californianus isolate 813 chromosome 9, ASM1813914v2, whole genome shotgun sequence DNA:
- the SLC25A43 gene encoding solute carrier family 25 member 43, protein MATWRRDGRVTALQRLGCAGLAGALSLSLTAPLELLTVLAQVGTWHCRRGLRGAGQSLCRAEGVRALWKGNLTACLRLFPYSALQLAASRRLVILFTDELGHISHWRAIMAGSLAGMVATIVTYPTDVIKTRLIVQNRLEPSYEGILHAFYKIYHQEGLLALYRGVSPAILGAVPFSAGSFFVYINLDKIWREPIVHFTPLQNFINGCVAAGVAQTLSFPFETVKRKMQAQSPWLPHYGAVDVHFTGMTDCFRQTVKNKGVLGLWSGLTPSLLKIVPYFGVMFSTFEFCKRVCLYRNGYIESPLNYKLTPGVDQSLQPQELRELKLLRRENFEPRKSALEN, encoded by the exons ATGGCCACCTGGCGGCGGGACGGCCGGGTGACCGCCCTGCAGCGGCTGGGCTGCGCCGGGCTGGCGGGCGCGCTGAGCCTCAGCCTGACGGCGCCGCTGGAGCTGCTGACGGTGCTGGCGCAGGTGGGCACCTGGCACTGccggcgggggctgcgcggcgCCGGGCAAAGCCTGTGCCGTGCCGAGGGCGTGCGGGCCCTCTGGAAGGGGAACCTCACCGCCTGCCTCCGCCTCTTCCCCTACAGCGCGCTGCAGCTCGCCGCCTCCCGCCG ACTTGTTATACTTTTCACGGATGAGTTGGGTCATATCTCCCACTGGAGAGCCATCATGGCAGGAAGTCTGGCTGGCATGGTTGCAACCATCGTGACTTACCCCACTGACGTAATTAAAACACGGCTCATTGTGCAGAACCGACTGGAACCGTCTTATGAAGGaattcttcatgctttttacAAAATTTATCATCAAGAAGGACTCCTCGCACTCTACCGTGGCGTTTCACCAGCTATATTAG GTGCTGTCCCATTTTCTGCGGGCTCATTCTTTGTTTACATCAATCTGGACAAAATCTGGCGGGAACCCATAGTTCATTTCACTCCTCTTCAGAACTTCATAAATGGCTGTGTAGCAGCTGGTGTGGCACAGAcactttctttcccctttgaGACTGTCAAGAGGAAGATGCAG GCCCAGAGTCCTTGGCTTCCCCACTATGGAGCAGTTGATGTCCATTTTACTGGCATGACTGACTGTTTCCGGCAAACTGTGAAGAACAAAGGTGTGCTTGGACTTTGGAGTGGACTCACACCCAGTCTGCTCAAG ATTGTCCCATACTTCGGTGTTATGTTTAGCACCTTTGAATTCTGCAAGCGGGTCTGTCTATACAGAAACGGCTATATTGAATCTCCTTTAAATTACAAGCTAACTCCTGGCGTGGACCAGAGTTTACAGCCACAAGAACTGAGAGAATTAAAGCTCCTCCGAAGGGAAAATTTTGAGCCAAGGAAATCAGCTCTTGAAAACTGA